A genomic segment from Juglans regia cultivar Chandler chromosome 14, Walnut 2.0, whole genome shotgun sequence encodes:
- the LOC109014759 gene encoding beta-1,3-galactosyltransferase sqv-2-like: protein MRRRQLILVVFPSLFLLFFFLYFSFVLFNARVASPSIAKSKLAETPDLQHKQFSLLIGILTCPDKYERRHFLRLVYGIQASPLADIDMKFIFCNLTKAEQRAFIALEILRFNDIIILNCTENMNSGKTYTYFSSLPRIIPRRYDYVMKADDDVFIRLAPLALSLEPLPRLDMYYGFVIPCSSKNPFVDYMSGMGFLLSWDIVEWIGNSKIPENDTYGPEDKLVGKWLKMGNKAKNRYSNKPAMYDYPGTNGRCSHELIPETVAVHRLKRWDQWLHVLEFFNVTKELMNKRSKLYHM, encoded by the coding sequence ATGCGAAGGAGGCAGCTAATCCTAGTCGtatttccctctctcttcctcttattcttcttcctaTACTTCTCCTTTGTCTTATTCAACGCCCGAGTTGCATCCCCTTCGATTGCCAAATCCAAACTTGCTGAAACCCCTGATTTGCAGCATAAACAGTTCAGTCTCTTGATTGGAATCTTAACCTGCCCGGATAAGTATGAACGCCGCCATTTCCTTCGCCTCGTCTATGGGATCCAAGCATCTCCCCTAGCCGATATAGACATGAAGTTTATCTTCTGCAACCTCACAAAAGCTGAGCAAAGAGCATTCATAGCTCTAGAAATCCTTCGTTTCAATGACATTATCATCCTCAATTGCACCGAGAACATGAACAGCGGCAAGACCTACACTTATTTTTCTTCCCTCCCACGCATCATTCCGAGGCGTTATGACTATGTCATGAAGGCAGACGATGATGTTTTCATCAGGCTTGCACCATTGGCATTGTCCCTCGAGCCGTTGCCTAGGTTAGACATGTATTATGGATTTGTAATTCCATGCAGTAGCAAGAATCCTTTCGTGGATTACATGTCGGGGATGGGGTTTTTGTTGTCGTGGGACATTGTTGAGTGGATAGGGAATTCTAAGATCCCCGAAAACGACACCTATGGCCCTGAAGATAAATTGGTTGGGAAATGGTTGAAGATGGGAAATAAGGCAAAGAACCGATATTCTAACAAGCCGGCAATGTATGACTACCCGGGAACAAACGGCAGGTGCTCGCATGAGCTTATACCAGAAACGGTAGCTGTTCATCGATTAAAAAGGTGGGATCAATGGCTGCATGTGCTTGAGTTTTTCAATGTAACCAAAGAACTCATGAATAAGCGTTCCAAACTCTATCATATGTAA
- the LOC109016684 gene encoding protein VASCULAR ASSOCIATED DEATH 1, chloroplastic isoform X1 gives MAVVSESAKRIEVTEPKDPSPSGLAADAASESSLIARSSFSADTPDRNDSYNSSPNPYKDAEAQSPALLRSEEYRQLFRLPPDDVLVEDFNCALQENILIQGHMYLFVHHICFYSNIFGFETKKIIPFHEVTGVRRAKTAGIFPNAIEIVTGGKKYQLQCLNPLIIWQHFFASFLSRDEAFKIINDGWLNHSNGAIGATEQQESASESSSQENGGVLIERVKCFESPAHESDSVDRNKDPPVLNDSLPINVEDETVTETASEQQDNVGDAEPVLNAEPSSSIQTLIWKHENIAAPKIPEFYTKVAESKIPIKVEDFFSFFFTDDAFSFTESFHKRCGDKEFRSSSWYPHDKYGHARDVSFQHPIKIYFGAKFGSCQEIQKFRVYRNSHLVIETSQEISDVPYSDYFRVEGLWDVERDTDGSKECCMLRIYVNVAFSKKTVFKGKIVQSTVEECREAYSTWISMAHELLKQKNIENKEEGGAADSMIQNGEGHLEGEARTGESSERACGSSEHMRMQQISEPTVAYHQVGNLLQGNFVDATSLTSWLREFIVKLGSLKSQNHISVLAIIIFAVIFLMQLSILVLLARPQHIHVNPQADYMNSMGSGVGGRSSEAMAWMEKRIHHLKDEMYMVDSRLERMRHEHAILKAELNDLEQRSKQR, from the exons ATGGCGGTGGTCTCGGAGAGCGCGAAGAGGATCGAGGTGACCGAGCCGAAGGACCCGTCCCCTTCCGGATTGGCCGCTGACGCGGCATCTGAATCCTCATTGATCGCTCGGTCCTCCTTCTCCGCCGATACACCCGATCGTAACGACTCTTACAATTCTTCTCCAAATCCTTACAAAGATGCCGAAGCTCAG TCTCCAGCACTATTGAGGAGTGAAGAGTATCGACAATTGTTTCGTCTTCCACCCGATGAT GTCCTTGTTGAAGATTTTAATTGTGCTTTACAGGAGAACATACTTATTCAg GGTCATATGTACCTGTTTGTTCACCATATTTGCTTTTACTCGAACATATTTGGATTTGAGACAAAG AAAATAATCCCTTTCCATGAAGTCACTGGTGTACGAAGGGCGAAGACAGCAGGGATCTTCCCTAATGCCATAGAAATTGTTACTGGAGGCAAAAAG TATCAGCTGCAATGTCTTAATCCACTTATTATTTGGCAGCACTTCTTTGCATCTTTTCTGTCCCGTGATGAAGCTTTCAAGATCATAAATGATGGATGGTTGAATCATAGCAATGGTGCCATTGGAGCTACAGAACAACAG GAATCAGCATCTGAATCAAGCAGCCAGGAGAATGGAGGGGTTCTAATTGAAAGGGTCAAGTGCTTTGAAAGCCCAGCCCATGAATCAGACTCTGTGGACAG GAATAAGGATCCTCCTGTATTAAATGATTCGCTGCCTATCAATGTTGAAGATGAAACAGTAACAGAAACAGCTTCAGAGCAGCAAGATAATGTAGGGGACGCTGAACCAGTTCTAAATGCCGAACCTTCATCTTCAATTCAGACTTTGATATGGAAGCACGAGAATATTGCTGCCCCCAAGA TACCGGAATTTTATACAAAGGTTGCAGAATCAAAGATTCCG ATAAAAGTAGAGGActtctttagtttctttttcacaGATGATGCTTTTAGTTTCACCGAATCATTTCATAAAAGATGCGGAGATAAAG AGTTTCGGAGCAGCTCTTGGTATCCTCATGACAAATATGGGCATGCCCGTGACGTGTCCTTTCAacatccaataaaaatatattttg GTGCAAAGTTTGGTAGCTGCCAAGAGATCCAGAAATTTCGAGTTTATAGAAACAG TCATTTGGTCATCGAGACATCACAAGAAATCAGTGACGTGCCCTATTCAGATTATTTCCGTGTTGAG GGGCTTTGGGATGTGGAGAGAGATACTGATGGGTCGAAAGAATGCTGCATGTTGCGTATATATGTCAATGTGgcattttccaaaaaaactGTATTTAAAG GCAAAATAGTGCAGTCTACCGTTGAAGAATGTCGAGAGGCGTACTCAACCTGGATAAGCATG GCACATGAATTGTTGAAGCAGAAGAATATTGAAAACAAAGAAG AGGGAGGTGCTGCTGATAGCATGATTCAGAATGGTGAAGGTCACTTGGAGGGTGAAGCGAGGACGGGAGAATCTTCAGAAAGGGCATGTGGATCAAGTGAACATATGAGAATGCAGCAGATATCTGAACCCACGGTTGCATACCACCAAGTTGGAAATCTCTTGCAAGGAAATTTCGTTGATGCTACATCCCTGACATCTTGGCTAAGAGAATTTATAGTGAAGTTAGGATCCTTGAAAAGCCAAAACCATATTTCAGTACTTGCAATTATCATTTTTGCTGTAATTTTCTTGATGCAG TTGAGCATACTTGTGCTATTAGCTAGGCCCCAACACATTCATGTGAACCCCCAAGCCGACTACATGAATAGCATGGGCAGTGGAGTGGGTGGAAGATCCTCCGAAGCAATGGCTTGGATGGAAAAGCGAATTCACCACCTTAAAGATGAGATGTACATGGTTGACTCTCGGCTTGAGAGGATGCGACATGAGCATGCAATACTGAAAGCAGAACTGAATGACCTTGAGCAACGTAGTAAGCAAAGATAG
- the LOC109016684 gene encoding protein VASCULAR ASSOCIATED DEATH 1, chloroplastic isoform X2, whose translation MAVVSESAKRIEVTEPKDPSPSGLAADAASESSLIARSSFSADTPDRNDSYNSSPNPYKDAEAQSPALLRSEEYRQLFRLPPDDVLVEDFNCALQENILIQGHMYLFVHHICFYSNIFGFETKKIIPFHEVTGVRRAKTAGIFPNAIEIVTGGKKHFFASFLSRDEAFKIINDGWLNHSNGAIGATEQQESASESSSQENGGVLIERVKCFESPAHESDSVDRNKDPPVLNDSLPINVEDETVTETASEQQDNVGDAEPVLNAEPSSSIQTLIWKHENIAAPKIPEFYTKVAESKIPIKVEDFFSFFFTDDAFSFTESFHKRCGDKEFRSSSWYPHDKYGHARDVSFQHPIKIYFGAKFGSCQEIQKFRVYRNSHLVIETSQEISDVPYSDYFRVEGLWDVERDTDGSKECCMLRIYVNVAFSKKTVFKGKIVQSTVEECREAYSTWISMAHELLKQKNIENKEEGGAADSMIQNGEGHLEGEARTGESSERACGSSEHMRMQQISEPTVAYHQVGNLLQGNFVDATSLTSWLREFIVKLGSLKSQNHISVLAIIIFAVIFLMQLSILVLLARPQHIHVNPQADYMNSMGSGVGGRSSEAMAWMEKRIHHLKDEMYMVDSRLERMRHEHAILKAELNDLEQRSKQR comes from the exons ATGGCGGTGGTCTCGGAGAGCGCGAAGAGGATCGAGGTGACCGAGCCGAAGGACCCGTCCCCTTCCGGATTGGCCGCTGACGCGGCATCTGAATCCTCATTGATCGCTCGGTCCTCCTTCTCCGCCGATACACCCGATCGTAACGACTCTTACAATTCTTCTCCAAATCCTTACAAAGATGCCGAAGCTCAG TCTCCAGCACTATTGAGGAGTGAAGAGTATCGACAATTGTTTCGTCTTCCACCCGATGAT GTCCTTGTTGAAGATTTTAATTGTGCTTTACAGGAGAACATACTTATTCAg GGTCATATGTACCTGTTTGTTCACCATATTTGCTTTTACTCGAACATATTTGGATTTGAGACAAAG AAAATAATCCCTTTCCATGAAGTCACTGGTGTACGAAGGGCGAAGACAGCAGGGATCTTCCCTAATGCCATAGAAATTGTTACTGGAGGCAAAAAG CACTTCTTTGCATCTTTTCTGTCCCGTGATGAAGCTTTCAAGATCATAAATGATGGATGGTTGAATCATAGCAATGGTGCCATTGGAGCTACAGAACAACAG GAATCAGCATCTGAATCAAGCAGCCAGGAGAATGGAGGGGTTCTAATTGAAAGGGTCAAGTGCTTTGAAAGCCCAGCCCATGAATCAGACTCTGTGGACAG GAATAAGGATCCTCCTGTATTAAATGATTCGCTGCCTATCAATGTTGAAGATGAAACAGTAACAGAAACAGCTTCAGAGCAGCAAGATAATGTAGGGGACGCTGAACCAGTTCTAAATGCCGAACCTTCATCTTCAATTCAGACTTTGATATGGAAGCACGAGAATATTGCTGCCCCCAAGA TACCGGAATTTTATACAAAGGTTGCAGAATCAAAGATTCCG ATAAAAGTAGAGGActtctttagtttctttttcacaGATGATGCTTTTAGTTTCACCGAATCATTTCATAAAAGATGCGGAGATAAAG AGTTTCGGAGCAGCTCTTGGTATCCTCATGACAAATATGGGCATGCCCGTGACGTGTCCTTTCAacatccaataaaaatatattttg GTGCAAAGTTTGGTAGCTGCCAAGAGATCCAGAAATTTCGAGTTTATAGAAACAG TCATTTGGTCATCGAGACATCACAAGAAATCAGTGACGTGCCCTATTCAGATTATTTCCGTGTTGAG GGGCTTTGGGATGTGGAGAGAGATACTGATGGGTCGAAAGAATGCTGCATGTTGCGTATATATGTCAATGTGgcattttccaaaaaaactGTATTTAAAG GCAAAATAGTGCAGTCTACCGTTGAAGAATGTCGAGAGGCGTACTCAACCTGGATAAGCATG GCACATGAATTGTTGAAGCAGAAGAATATTGAAAACAAAGAAG AGGGAGGTGCTGCTGATAGCATGATTCAGAATGGTGAAGGTCACTTGGAGGGTGAAGCGAGGACGGGAGAATCTTCAGAAAGGGCATGTGGATCAAGTGAACATATGAGAATGCAGCAGATATCTGAACCCACGGTTGCATACCACCAAGTTGGAAATCTCTTGCAAGGAAATTTCGTTGATGCTACATCCCTGACATCTTGGCTAAGAGAATTTATAGTGAAGTTAGGATCCTTGAAAAGCCAAAACCATATTTCAGTACTTGCAATTATCATTTTTGCTGTAATTTTCTTGATGCAG TTGAGCATACTTGTGCTATTAGCTAGGCCCCAACACATTCATGTGAACCCCCAAGCCGACTACATGAATAGCATGGGCAGTGGAGTGGGTGGAAGATCCTCCGAAGCAATGGCTTGGATGGAAAAGCGAATTCACCACCTTAAAGATGAGATGTACATGGTTGACTCTCGGCTTGAGAGGATGCGACATGAGCATGCAATACTGAAAGCAGAACTGAATGACCTTGAGCAACGTAGTAAGCAAAGATAG
- the LOC109016684 gene encoding protein VASCULAR ASSOCIATED DEATH 1, chloroplastic isoform X3 — translation MAVVSESAKRIEVTEPKDPSPSGLAADAASESSLIARSSFSADTPDRNDSYNSSPNPYKDAEAQSPALLRSEEYRQLFRLPPDDVLVEDFNCALQENILIQGHMYLFVHHICFYSNIFGFETKKIIPFHEVTGVRRAKTAGIFPNAIEIVTGGKKYQLQCLNPLIIWQHFFASFLSRDEAFKIINDGWLNHSNGAIGATEQQESASESSSQENGGVLIERVKCFESPAHESDSVDRNKDPPVLNDSLPINVEDETVTETASEQQDNVGDAEPVLNAEPSSSIQTLIWKHENIAAPKIPEFYTKVAESKIPIKVEDFFSFFFTDDAFSFTESFHKRCGDKEFRSSSWYPHDKYGHARDVSFQHPIKIYFGAKFGSCQEIQKFRVYRNSHLVIETSQEISDVPYSDYFRVEGLWDVERDTDGSKECCMLRIYVNVAFSKKTVFKGKIVQSTVEECREAYSTWISMAHELLKQKNIENKEGCAVREVLLIA, via the exons ATGGCGGTGGTCTCGGAGAGCGCGAAGAGGATCGAGGTGACCGAGCCGAAGGACCCGTCCCCTTCCGGATTGGCCGCTGACGCGGCATCTGAATCCTCATTGATCGCTCGGTCCTCCTTCTCCGCCGATACACCCGATCGTAACGACTCTTACAATTCTTCTCCAAATCCTTACAAAGATGCCGAAGCTCAG TCTCCAGCACTATTGAGGAGTGAAGAGTATCGACAATTGTTTCGTCTTCCACCCGATGAT GTCCTTGTTGAAGATTTTAATTGTGCTTTACAGGAGAACATACTTATTCAg GGTCATATGTACCTGTTTGTTCACCATATTTGCTTTTACTCGAACATATTTGGATTTGAGACAAAG AAAATAATCCCTTTCCATGAAGTCACTGGTGTACGAAGGGCGAAGACAGCAGGGATCTTCCCTAATGCCATAGAAATTGTTACTGGAGGCAAAAAG TATCAGCTGCAATGTCTTAATCCACTTATTATTTGGCAGCACTTCTTTGCATCTTTTCTGTCCCGTGATGAAGCTTTCAAGATCATAAATGATGGATGGTTGAATCATAGCAATGGTGCCATTGGAGCTACAGAACAACAG GAATCAGCATCTGAATCAAGCAGCCAGGAGAATGGAGGGGTTCTAATTGAAAGGGTCAAGTGCTTTGAAAGCCCAGCCCATGAATCAGACTCTGTGGACAG GAATAAGGATCCTCCTGTATTAAATGATTCGCTGCCTATCAATGTTGAAGATGAAACAGTAACAGAAACAGCTTCAGAGCAGCAAGATAATGTAGGGGACGCTGAACCAGTTCTAAATGCCGAACCTTCATCTTCAATTCAGACTTTGATATGGAAGCACGAGAATATTGCTGCCCCCAAGA TACCGGAATTTTATACAAAGGTTGCAGAATCAAAGATTCCG ATAAAAGTAGAGGActtctttagtttctttttcacaGATGATGCTTTTAGTTTCACCGAATCATTTCATAAAAGATGCGGAGATAAAG AGTTTCGGAGCAGCTCTTGGTATCCTCATGACAAATATGGGCATGCCCGTGACGTGTCCTTTCAacatccaataaaaatatattttg GTGCAAAGTTTGGTAGCTGCCAAGAGATCCAGAAATTTCGAGTTTATAGAAACAG TCATTTGGTCATCGAGACATCACAAGAAATCAGTGACGTGCCCTATTCAGATTATTTCCGTGTTGAG GGGCTTTGGGATGTGGAGAGAGATACTGATGGGTCGAAAGAATGCTGCATGTTGCGTATATATGTCAATGTGgcattttccaaaaaaactGTATTTAAAG GCAAAATAGTGCAGTCTACCGTTGAAGAATGTCGAGAGGCGTACTCAACCTGGATAAGCATG GCACATGAATTGTTGAAGCAGAAGAATATTGAAAACAAAGAAGGTTGTGCTGTT AGGGAGGTGCTGCTGATAGCATGA